Below is a window of Desulfurococcus amylolyticus Z-533 DNA.
AGTCCATCATACCTTATATATGCATAATCCTTATCGATATAGGGACATGTACGCTTAAGTGCATCAGCGTAGACGCCTGGTGCATTAATGATCAATCCCCTCTCCTTTCCTTTCGCCTTAGCCTCATCCAGGATTCTTATGGTTTCCTCAAGTATGTTTTTCCTCTCTAATGCCTGTCTGATATTGAATATGTTTAAGCTGTATCCCTTCTCCACTGCTTTATTATATATTTCATTATATATTGTATGCCACTTCAACTCCTGGCTTGAGTACTGGCTCTCAACGGTCTCTCTAAAGGCTAAGTGAGATATTTTCTCCCATTTCTCTAGACCAATATCCTCTATAAGTCTAACAGGGTATTCGCTGGACAAGCTATAAAGGATTTGATCTGCCAGGGTACTCGTGTATGTCACCAGGTGACTTATAGTTAACTCGCTGATCCCTAGCTCCACAGCCTTATCGACTAGGCTGGGTAACTCCGCTAGATTTTCACGCATTAACACGGTTGCTATACTTATCTTGCCATCGTATTTACTAGCTATCTTCACTGATTCAGCTAGATGCTGGAAGAGAGTAAGAGAGTATTGTGAAACACCTACTCGTATCTTGTTTAACTTGACAAGATCGTTGCTATCAATGCTGAACACTAATTCGTTAAGTCCATTTCTAAATAATTTATCAACAAGCTCTGGTGTAGCTAGGGAGCCATTTGTCACTACCAGTATATGAGTTGAACTACCATGCTTCTCCCTATATTCCTTGATAAAAGCTGGAAGCTCTGGATGTAGCAATGGTTCACCGAACCCGTAAAGTGCTAATCTCTCTAATGCATCATCGATTTCATTAACTATTTTACTGAATAGCCTAGGGCT
It encodes the following:
- a CDS encoding radical SAM protein, which gives rise to MSKMPRSLQVEVTNNCNFTCIMCVRRTWKDEKYGLLSPRLFSKIVNEIDDALERLALYGFGEPLLHPELPAFIKEYREKHGSSTHILVVTNGSLATPELVDKLFRNGLNELVFSIDSNDLVKLNKIRVGVSQYSLTLFQHLAESVKIASKYDGKISIATVLMRENLAELPSLVDKAVELGISELTISHLVTYTSTLADQILYSLSSEYPVRLIEDIGLEKWEKISHLAFRETVESQYSSQELKWHTIYNEIYNKAVEKGYSLNIFNIRQALERKNILEETIRILDEAKAKGKERGLIINAPGVYADALKRTCPYIDKDYAYIRYDGLVSPCMDLAYEHPLFINNHYKIIRRVIFGNLWREHLRDIWLKPEYVKFRNTRKEFSKNIPWCSDCNLSTFNCWYVDENIFDCYGNEVGCSECIYAAGLAKCII